The DNA sequence GTTCAGGCCCAGAACCTCGACCGGAACCGAGGGGCCAGCCTCTTTGACGCGCTCGCCCTTGTCGTTGATCAGCGCACGGACCTTACCGTACTGCTCACCCACAACAAAGATGTCGCCCTGGCGCAGTGTGCCGTTCTGAATCAGAACGGTGGCAACGGGGCCGCGGCCCACGTCCAACTGAGCTTCGATCACGGCGCCCTGAGCAGCACGTGCCGGGTTGGCCTTGAGTTCCAGGATTTCCGCCTGAAGCGCGATGGCCTCCAGCAGTTCGTCCAGGCCCTGACCGGTGTGCGCGGACACTTCGACGTCCTGCACTTCGCCCGACATGGCTTCGACGATCACTTCGTGCTGCAGCAGTTCCGCGCGGACCTTGTTGGGGTCGGCGGCGGGTTTGTCGCATTTGTTGATCGCCACGATCATCGGCACTTCGGCCGCCTTGGCGTGATTGATGGCCTCAATCGTCTGCGGCATGACCGAATCGTCAGCAGCCACAACCAGAACCACGATGTCGGTCACCTGAGCACCACGCGAGCGCATCGAGGTAAAGGCCGCGTGGCCCGGAGTATCCAGGAAGCTCAGCACCGCGCCGCTTTCGGTTTTCACCTGATAGGCACCGATGTGCTGGGTGATGCCGCCGGCCTCGCCTGCCACAACGCGGGCGTTGCGGATGGCGTCCAGGATCGAGGTTTTGCCGTGGTCGACGTGACCCATGATGGTGATGACCGGGGGACGCGACTGCAGATCTTCGTCCTTGTCTTCGACCTCTTTGATGACGTCTTCGACGTCCGAGTCCGAAACGCGGGTCACCTTGTGGCCAAACTCTTCGATGATCAGTTCGGCTGTATCTGCGTCGATGGTCTGGTTTTGCGTAACCATCATGCCCATGTTCATGAGCGATTTGACGACGTCTGCAACACGCTCGGCCATGCGGTTGGCCAGCTCAGAGACGACGATGGTCTCTGGCAGCTGAACGTCGTGGAATACCTTTTCGCGCTCGACCGAACCGCCCATGGCTTTCTGACGCGCACGCTCTTGCTTGCGCTTCATCGATGCCATCGAACGGTGACGGTTGCTTTCGCCACCGGTGGCCTGGCCGAGGGTCAGTTTGCCCGAACGACGACCGTCGTCGCGACCTTTGCCACGGGTGTTGCGCTGTTCACGCTCGCGGTCAGCCTTGCGCGGGGTTGCGGCAGGTGCCGGTTTGTTCGGTGTCGGGCGGGAAGTAGGCGTATCGGCTTTGGGCGTCGGGGCTGCAGCGGCGCGTTTGGCGGCCTCTTCGGCTTCCTTGCGCTTACGCTCTTCTTCTTCGGCCTTTTGGCGGGCACGTTCAGCGCGCTCTTTCTCTTCGCGTTCCTTGGCTTCAGCCTCGGCACGGCGACGGGCGCGTTCTTCCTCGCGGGCCTTTTCTTCGGCTGCGCGCTTGGCGACTTCTTCCGCCTCGCGGGCCTTGGCGGCCTGAACGGCCTTCAGGCGGCGTGCCATTTCCGCATCAGTAATACCAGCCGGGCGACGCGACGGATCACCCGAAGGGGTTGACCCCCCAGGTTTGCCAGCGCCGGGCTTGGGAACCACCACGCGCTTGCGTTTGGTTTCCACCACGACATTCTTGGTCCGTCCGTGGCTGAAACTCTGTTTCACATTCCCCGGGCGGGACCCACGCAGACCCAATGTCTTTTTGCCGTCACTATCGCTCATAAAGCCTAACTACCCTTCCGTGCGGCCCTTGCCGCCGTCATCCGTTTCGCGCACGCCACGCAAACGCTGCGCTTCCTCTACAACACGTTTACTGAGTCCACCAGAGGCGAGGGCGGCATGTATCACAGTTTGGCGTCCAAATGCCATGCCTAACTCGTCTGCCGTCAGCCAACCGATGTATTTGCCCAGGTGTGGCGTGCTCAATTTCGATTTCCCGCGTCCCGACCCGTCCGAGGCTTGCAGCAATATCTGCGCCTCTTCCCTGTCGAGCATTGATTTGACCTTTTCATACCCGGCGACCGCATCGCCGGATTTGCGCGCAAGGCTCAGCAGGTCGATCACGCGGCGGGTCAAAAGACGTTCGACGTCTTCGACCAAGTCGTTTGCCACGGTCACCTGCATCTTGAAGCTGCGGGAAAACAACTTCTTCTGCACGGCTTTAGTCAGTGCCTCCCGGTCGGCTGCGACATAGGCGCCGCGACCGGGGAGTTTGCCCATCACGTCCGGAAAGACCTGACCGTCAGGGCCCACCACAAAGCGAATCAGCCCAAATTTCGGCTGCACTTCGCCTGTGGCAATGCATTTGCGGTCTGGACCATCCGTGTGATCCTTTGGAACGCCACCGCGACCCATCTCGAACCCCCTGGGGCCTGAGATCAGGCCCCGGCCTCCGGGTCGGTGTTTTCGTCAGTGTCGCCGTCCGCGCCGTCTTCCTCGGCTGCGGCTTCCAACTCGGCCGGATCAACCCAACCCAGCAGAACGCGGGCGGTCATCACAAGATCCTGTGCCTCTTCCAGCGAAACGTCGAAGGGCTCCAGAATACCGTCGTCCTTGACCCGTTCACCATCGACCGACGTCCAGCCACCGGCCAGCTCCCAGTCGGCGCAGGTTGCAAAGTCTTCGAGCGTTTTCACGTCGTCTTTGGCCAGCGCCTCGATCATTTGGGGTGTCAGGCCTTCGAATTCAATAAGGCTCTCTTCGACACCCAGAGCACGGGCATTGTCCAAAGCGGCTTTGGCCTGGGCTTCCAGGAACTCGCGGGCGCGGGTCTGCAGCTCTTCGGCGGTGCCTTCGTCAACACCGTCGATGACCAGCAGTTCGTCGATCTCGACATAGGCCACCTCTTCGAGGTTGGTGAACCCTTCGGAGACAAGCAGCTGAGCAAAGAATTCATCCAGGTCCAGGCTGTCCATGAACAGTTTGGTCCGGGCTTCGAATTCTTTCTGACGGCGCGCCGATTCTTCGGCCTCGGTCATGATGTCGATGTCCAGCGCGGTCAGCTGCGAGGCCAGACGCACGTTCTGACCACGGCGGCCAATGGCCAGCGACAGCTGCTCTTCGGGAACGACAACTTCGATCTTGCCGGCTTCTTCGTCCAGAACCACCTTGGACACCTCGGCGGGCTGAAGCGCGTTCACCAGGAAGGTCGGCTGATCTTCGTTCCACGGGATGATGTCGATCTTTTCACCCTGCAGTTCGTTCACAACGGCCTGCACGCGGCTGCCGCGCATACCAACGCAGGCACCCACAGGGTCGATCGAACCATCATAGCTGATCACGGCAATCTTGGCGCGCGAACCCGGGTCACGGGCCACGGCCTTGATTTCGATGATGCCGTCATAGATTTCCGGCACTTCCATCTTGAACAGCTCGGCCATGAACTCGGGCGCGGTGCGGCTCAGGAAAATTTGCGGGCCACGCACTTCGCGGCGCACATCCTTGATGTAGCAGCGCACACGGTCGTTCGGGCGATAGCTTTCGCGGCCGATCTTTTCGTTGCGGCGCAGGATCGCCTCGCCGGCACCCACGTCGACGATGACGTTGCCGTATTCCTCGCGCTTGACGACACCGTTGATGATGGTGCCTGCGCGGTCCTTGAATTCTTCGTACTGGCGGTCACGCTCGGCTTCGCGGACCTTTTGCAGGATCACCTGCTTGGCTGACTGTGCTGCAATCCGACCCATTTCAACCGGCGGAACCTCTTCGACAAAGGTGTCACCAACCTGCGGGTCAGCCATGTACTGTTTGGCCTGCTCGACGGTGAATTCCGACTGATAGTTTTCCAGCTCTTCGTCTTCGACCACGGTGCGGACGCGAGTGAATGTCGCCTTGCCGGTCTTGCGGTCGATGCTGACGCGGATGTCCATCTCGGCGCCGTAGCGGGACTTCGCGGCACGGGCGAGGGATTCTTCCATCGCTTCGACCACCAGACCGGGGTCGATCATCTTTTCGCGGGCCACGGCCTCGGCGGTTTGCAACAGCTCCAGCTGGTTTGCAGAGGTGATTGCCATTACTTCGTCTCCTCTTGGGACCCTTCGGTCTCGATGTCGTCGAATGCGTCTTCGTTGAGCACGCCCGCGTCTTTGCGTTGGCGTAGCATTTCCTTGATCAACTCGTCTGTCAGCACCAGTTTGGCGTCGCTGAGCCAGTCGAATTGCAACCCGATGGTCACGGTCTCGCCGTTCTGGTCGATGTTGATCAGAACCTCTTCCCCTTCGATGCCTGCCAACTCGCCCTTAAAGCGGCGGCGTCCATCGATGAGTTCGGTTGTTTCCAGCTTGGCCTCGTAGCCTTCGAACATGTCGAAGTCTTTCAGCCGCGTCAGCGGGCGGTCGATGCCGGGGCTCGATACCTCGAGCGTATAGGCGTCCAGGATCGGGTCTTCGACGTCCAGCGTGGCGCTGACCGCGTTCGAGATTTCGCCGCAATCGTCAACTTCGATGCCGCCACCGGCCTTGTCGGCCATGATCTGCAGAGTGGTTTCTTTGCCGCTCATCAGGCGGATGCGAACCAGCTCATAGCCCAGATCTTCGATCACGGGCGTGATGATCTCGGCCAACCTGCGGTCGATGGCTGCTTTTGCTATCAGGTCGTTTGTCATTGTCGGTTCTACCCAAGCTCCGGGCACAAAAAAACGGGCGCGCGGCCCGTCGTAATTCCGGTGGAGCTTCCGATCCGAGAGACCCGACGCGCCGCTGTTATCAAGGCATATACGGCGGATGGGATGAGTCTGCAAGGGGCAGTGTGAAATTGTGAGATTCGGAGGCTATATCATCCACCACCGTTCCGCGATTCGCCCATTATCCAACGCTCCAAGTGAGCTAATTTGGCGCGGCAGGCCCACTGTGTCGGCAACGGCCAAGGCCATGTCATGTTCAGACGGATGATAGCGGTACTTGGTACGCTCCCGCAGGCCGTTTGGTGCGGGCAGGGCGGCGACGTCGACATAGCCGTCGCACAGCGCCTCGGCACGGACACGTGCGTCGGGGATCATGATGACCTCGATCCGGTCCAGCCACCCGGCTTGACCGACTTTGTAGTGATCCGTGACCTTTTCCCCCCGGAAATGCCGTCCGTCTTGCAAATGCGTGGCGCGGTAGCAGCCGGTGCCGATGGTGTCTCGGGCGATGCAAAAGGCGTCTTCAGCCAGCGTGAATGGCAAACCCGGTGCAGCTTTGGTCAGTTCGACCCGCAGTTGGTGATCTGTCAGGGTCTCGATCCGGCTTAGGTCCGGTAGATGCGACATGGCCTCTATGATGTCTTGCGCAGTGAGCGGCGCGTCATCGTGAAACAGCACATCCGCGCGCAGATCAAAGGTCCAGACCCGGGCGTCCTCTGAGCTTTGCCAGCTTTGTGCCAGTTCTCCGCGCAACGTGCCGTCGGGCGCAATTTCGGTCAGTGTGTCGAACATGGCGCCGCGCGCGACGCGGTCCAGCGACCCGTCCTTTGGCACGGCCAAGCGGAGCGTACCGCCCGTCTTTGGCGCGGCGTCCAGCGAAACCCCAGTTGCAGCCAGCAACGCAGCGGCCGCGCCGGTGGAAAAGAGCGCGCGGCGGTCGATACGGGTCATGTCAGCACCTCGGCGATCCGGTCCATGCTGCGCACCAGTTCGGCGCTGATGCCCGGTTCTGACAGGGCGTGACCGGCGTTGCGGACCATCCGCAGCTCGGATGCGGGCCACAGGTTGCTGAGCTTCCAGGCGGAAGAAGGTGGGCAGATCATGTCATAGCGCCCCTGAACGATAACGCCGGGAATATGCGAGATTCGCCCCATGTTGGCCAGGATCTGCCCATCAACGTCGAGAAAGCCGTTGTTGATGAAATAGTGGTTCTCCAACCGGGCAAACGCGCGGGCGTAATCGCCGGGGCTTTCGCCGCTGGTACCGGATGAGTGGATCGAGGCCAGCGCATTCTCCCACGCCGACCAGGCGCGGGCATAGCGGGTTTCAAGCGGGCGATCGCCAGAGAACAGCCGCTTGTGATAGGCGGCGATCATGTCGTGTTGTTCGTTTTCGGGAATGAGCGAGGCGAACTTGGCCCAAGTTTCCGGCCAGAACTTGCCTGCGCCGCCGCCATAGAACCAATCAAGTT is a window from the Falsiruegeria litorea R37 genome containing:
- the infB gene encoding translation initiation factor IF-2 is translated as MSDSDGKKTLGLRGSRPGNVKQSFSHGRTKNVVVETKRKRVVVPKPGAGKPGGSTPSGDPSRRPAGITDAEMARRLKAVQAAKAREAEEVAKRAAEEKAREEERARRRAEAEAKEREEKERAERARQKAEEEERKRKEAEEAAKRAAAAPTPKADTPTSRPTPNKPAPAATPRKADREREQRNTRGKGRDDGRRSGKLTLGQATGGESNRHRSMASMKRKQERARQKAMGGSVEREKVFHDVQLPETIVVSELANRMAERVADVVKSLMNMGMMVTQNQTIDADTAELIIEEFGHKVTRVSDSDVEDVIKEVEDKDEDLQSRPPVITIMGHVDHGKTSILDAIRNARVVAGEAGGITQHIGAYQVKTESGAVLSFLDTPGHAAFTSMRSRGAQVTDIVVLVVAADDSVMPQTIEAINHAKAAEVPMIVAINKCDKPAADPNKVRAELLQHEVIVEAMSGEVQDVEVSAHTGQGLDELLEAIALQAEILELKANPARAAQGAVIEAQLDVGRGPVATVLIQNGTLRQGDIFVVGEQYGKVRALINDKGERVKEAGPSVPVEVLGLNGTPEAGDVLNVTETEAQAREIAEYREQAAKDKRAAAGAATTLEQLMQKAKEDENVSELPILVKADVQGSAEAIVQAMEKIGNNEVRVRVLHSGVGAITETDIGLAEASGAPVMGFNVRANASARNTANQKGVEIRYYSVIYDLVDDVKAAASGLLSAEIRENFIGYAEIREVFKVTGVGKVAGCLVTEGVARRSAGVRLLRDNVVIHEGTLKTLKRFKDEVAEVQSGQECGMAFENYDDIRAGDVIEIFEREEVTRTLD
- a CDS encoding RNA-binding protein, with translation MGRGGVPKDHTDGPDRKCIATGEVQPKFGLIRFVVGPDGQVFPDVMGKLPGRGAYVAADREALTKAVQKKLFSRSFKMQVTVANDLVEDVERLLTRRVIDLLSLARKSGDAVAGYEKVKSMLDREEAQILLQASDGSGRGKSKLSTPHLGKYIGWLTADELGMAFGRQTVIHAALASGGLSKRVVEEAQRLRGVRETDDGGKGRTEG
- the nusA gene encoding transcription termination factor NusA; amino-acid sequence: MAITSANQLELLQTAEAVAREKMIDPGLVVEAMEESLARAAKSRYGAEMDIRVSIDRKTGKATFTRVRTVVEDEELENYQSEFTVEQAKQYMADPQVGDTFVEEVPPVEMGRIAAQSAKQVILQKVREAERDRQYEEFKDRAGTIINGVVKREEYGNVIVDVGAGEAILRRNEKIGRESYRPNDRVRCYIKDVRREVRGPQIFLSRTAPEFMAELFKMEVPEIYDGIIEIKAVARDPGSRAKIAVISYDGSIDPVGACVGMRGSRVQAVVNELQGEKIDIIPWNEDQPTFLVNALQPAEVSKVVLDEEAGKIEVVVPEEQLSLAIGRRGQNVRLASQLTALDIDIMTEAEESARRQKEFEARTKLFMDSLDLDEFFAQLLVSEGFTNLEEVAYVEIDELLVIDGVDEGTAEELQTRAREFLEAQAKAALDNARALGVEESLIEFEGLTPQMIEALAKDDVKTLEDFATCADWELAGGWTSVDGERVKDDGILEPFDVSLEEAQDLVMTARVLLGWVDPAELEAAAEEDGADGDTDENTDPEAGA
- the rimP gene encoding ribosome maturation factor RimP, which encodes MTNDLIAKAAIDRRLAEIITPVIEDLGYELVRIRLMSGKETTLQIMADKAGGGIEVDDCGEISNAVSATLDVEDPILDAYTLEVSSPGIDRPLTRLKDFDMFEGYEAKLETTELIDGRRRFKGELAGIEGEEVLINIDQNGETVTIGLQFDWLSDAKLVLTDELIKEMLRQRKDAGVLNEDAFDDIETEGSQEETK
- a CDS encoding ABC transporter substrate-binding protein, with protein sequence MTRIDRRALFSTGAAAALLAATGVSLDAAPKTGGTLRLAVPKDGSLDRVARGAMFDTLTEIAPDGTLRGELAQSWQSSEDARVWTFDLRADVLFHDDAPLTAQDIIEAMSHLPDLSRIETLTDHQLRVELTKAAPGLPFTLAEDAFCIARDTIGTGCYRATHLQDGRHFRGEKVTDHYKVGQAGWLDRIEVIMIPDARVRAEALCDGYVDVAALPAPNGLRERTKYRYHPSEHDMALAVADTVGLPRQISSLGALDNGRIAERWWMI
- the pip gene encoding prolyl aminopeptidase — encoded protein: MDKYSDQKRAVQFLYPPIEPFDQQLMDVGQGHRVYFEQCGNPNGIPVVVLHGGPGGGCSPAMRRYFDPEVYRVILFDQRGCGRSRPHASVENNTTHHLVADIELIRRQLDIDAWIAFGGSWGATLALIYAQAHPDRVTHLVLRGVFLMTQAELDWFYGGGAGKFWPETWAKFASLIPENEQHDMIAAYHKRLFSGDRPLETRYARAWSAWENALASIHSSGTSGESPGDYARAFARLENHYFINNGFLDVDGQILANMGRISHIPGVIVQGRYDMICPPSSAWKLSNLWPASELRMVRNAGHALSEPGISAELVRSMDRIAEVLT